One window of Pyrus communis chromosome 12, drPyrComm1.1, whole genome shotgun sequence genomic DNA carries:
- the LOC137711160 gene encoding protein SEH1-like has product MEKPLVALDKGTICSSWNYSGQRLASGSVDGTLAIFDSRDSCSSSFSCTSKSKVHETAGIVKIAWVPPEFGDAVACVCADGTLSLWEEVAEDAQPLQWKLCTSFNSGSAQLLDTQFGVSPAGLKMVTAYSDARVKVYELLDPLELKNWQLQAEFQNVIDSVSTVGHAICLSASISWNPQRGESQESSFVLGFNSNTPQLNSAKVWEFDQAHQRWLPVAELASPGDNGDQVYAVAWAPNIGRPYEVIAVATHKGISIWHLGLNPDLDGRLSLEKIAQLSGHKGEVWQMEWDMSGMTLATTGNDGAVRLWQSSLNGVWHEEATFEPTW; this is encoded by the exons ATGGAGAAACCGTTGGTGGCGCTTGATAAAGGCACCATCTGCTCGTCGTGGAACTACTCCGGCCAGAGATTAGCCAGTGGTTCCGTCGACGGAACCCTCGCCATCTTCGACTCACGCGACTCTTGTTCTTCGTCCTTCTCCTGCACCTCAAAATCCAAG GTGCACGAGACTGCTGGAATTGTGAAAATTGCTTGGGTTCCACCGGAATTCGGCGATGCAGTGGCGTGTGTATGTGCAGATGGGACTTTATCATTGTGGGAGGAAGTTGCTGAAG ATGCACAACCTCTTCAATGGAAGCTGTGCACAAGCTTTAATAGCGGTTCAGCTCAACTGCTAGATACCCAATTTGGAGTCTCACCGGCAGGTTTAAAAATG GTTACTGCATATTCAGATGCCCGTGTCAAGGTCTATGAGCTACTGGATCCCTTGGAACTGAAGAATTGGCAGCTTCAG GCTGAATTTCAGAATGTTATTGATTCGGTGTCTACAGTTGGCCATGCCATATGCTTATCTGCATCTATATCTTGGAATCCACAAAGAGGAGAAAGCCAGGAATCaagttttgttttgggtttcaaTTCAAACACACCACAACTTAATTCCGCCAAG GTATGGGAATTTGATCAGGCTCATCAAAGATGGCTCCCAGTTGCAGAGTTGGCTTCGCCTGGTGACAATGGTGATCAGGTCTATGCAGTTGCATGGGCACCAAACATTGGAAG GCCATATGAGGTAATCGCTGTTGCCACTCACAAGGGAATATCAATATGGCATCTTGGGTTAAACCCTGACTTGGATGGAAGGCTCTCATTGGAGAAGATTGCACAACTTTCAGGTCACAAAGGCGAG GTCTGGCAGATGGAATGGGACATGAGTGGAATGACGTTGGCAACCACCGGAAATGATGGGGCTGTACGGTTGTGGCAGTCTAGTTTGAACGGAGTTTGGCATGAAGAGGCTACTTTTGAACCCACTTGGTAG
- the LOC137711636 gene encoding NADPH HC-toxin reductase 1-like: MENKNSRVCVTGASGFIASSLVNKLLQQGHTVHATLRNLDDESKVGLLKSLPNADTKLLLFQADLYDPQGFEPAIEGCEFVFHVATPMQHNNLSTQYKDTDEAAVAGVRIIADSCIRSQTVKRLIYTASILAASPRTEDGAGFKPYVDESCWTPLDVSFPHGTDFSMGYIVSKTLAEKAVLSYNDIDGGKLEAVTLPCGLVGGETLLPNSPLSVGVIISQLTGDLNGYNALKLMQEVIGSVPLVHIEDVCRAHIFCMEQPSMRGRFCCAVASPSIKEIAACFQENYPEYKIAKEFAEGPEEGIKCDFTKLVKIGFEYKYGMKNVLDDSVASGRRLSKSSLSQLI; the protein is encoded by the exons ATGGAGAACAAAAACTCTAGAGTTTGTGTTACAGGTGCTTCTGGATTCATTGCCTCTTCACTCGTTAACAAGCTCCTACAGCAGGGCCACACAGTCCACGCCACCCTCAGGAACTTGg ATGATGAGTCGAAAGTTGGGCTTCTCAAGTCCCTTCCTAATGCGGACACCAAATTGTTGCTGTTCCAAGCTGATCTATATGACCCTCAAGGGTTTGAGCCTGCCATTGAAGGGTGTGAGTTTGTTTTCCACGTTGCCACTCCAATGCAGCATAACAACCTAAGCACTCAG TACAAGGACACAGATGAAGCTGCTGTTGCTGGGGTGAGAATCATTGCTGATTCCTGCATTCGTTCGCAGACCGTCAAGCGACTCATCTACACTGCAAGCATACTAGCTGCGTCGCCTCGGACAGAAGATGGGGCTGGATTCAAACCCTACGTTGATGAATCATGTTGGACACCCCTTGATGTCTCATTTCCCCATGGCACTGATTTCTCAATG GGGTATATCGTATCAAAGACATTAGCAGAGAAAGCAGTGCTGAGCTATAACGACATTGATGGTGGTAAATTAGAAGCAGTAACTCTTCCTTGTGGCCTAGTAGGAGGAGAAACTCTTCTCCCAAATTCGCCTCTAAGTGTGGGAGTAATTATATCACAACTTACCGGGGACTTGAACGGTTACAATGCATTAAAATTAATGCAAGAAGTTATCGGTTCTGTTCCTCTTGTACACATTGAAGATGTTTGCCGAGCACATATCTTCTGCATGGAACAACCATCGATGAGAGGCAGATTCTGCTGTGCAGTTGCCAGTCCGAGTATCAAAGAAATCGCTGCCTGCTTCCAAGAAAACTACCCGGAATACAAGATAGCAAAAGA ATTCGCCGAAGGACCAGAGGAAGGAATCAAATGTGACTTTACTAAGCTGGTGAAGATCGGTTTTGAGTACAAGTATGGTATGAAGAACGTACTTGATGACAGTGTTGCAAGCGGAAGGAGGTTATCAAAGAGCTCTCTTTCTCAACTGATTTAA